A region from the Thermodesulfobacteriota bacterium genome encodes:
- a CDS encoding ATP-binding protein — translation MKSTTERRLLFALLMSSLVPVVTLGFLAAAAVHRLGEAVEREAEEAGHARDREALGTLCREAADRVGVFLRRREADLRALTLIPRTPSAYDAFRRTSLGPLRIESDTGEKTQAWLPLYTLVSFTPASGGDPVEASERRGPPASDADAPPEADFLPKTLSLAPDEVSLTPAPQHGRGAMRLALAVRSPGGEAQGVASLVLDPLQLAGQLPPPGGNVFSHPEVRDAQLLFFFHNRAATVIGPPGPLPAPLEQCLAESLPEAAAAVRAGETAVLAPSASVEHWRAFAPLRRDGSGDDPAPEIVGGVLTCSQRFSGSPAAARTLANRAETRIGVLTLAATFGVALAALLVARRMSGPWVRLREKARSVSTGAGEEEDRDELDEISRSFDSLASRVAASDGLVRASEARLREFVEMSPDGIAVVDPHGRFLHFNRALCQILRRAPSQLARLDSAELWARPGDRERMLRQLRENGRLRNYEVELVRGDGRAFAALLSVRLGSSGDGECLDVILRDVSDWKEAQRRDREQTEALVRVHGELNQAHRALRRAYAEVEEQVRRQTSELRTAYEALQTSDRVKTEFLMKMSHELRTPLNCIIGYSEAMGDGLDGPVTPDQNRSLERIAQSGRRLLRMIEDLLDLSRLEAGRLDIACAELRLEDVLEDLLHQARSLVGDRPLRLELAVEEPLPPVWADADRVRQVLFNLLGNALKFTTEGWVRIEARRRDAASVEVCVRDTGRGIPPEFLDSVFEKFTQIPGADRTGAGLGLAISREIVEGMGGRIWVESDLHRGSCFGFTLPVRSGAGQLALPLEGVGPPAFPTPAGPAPTAPPPPAPRARRPTR, via the coding sequence ATGAAGAGCACCACCGAACGCAGACTCCTCTTCGCGCTCCTCATGTCGTCCCTCGTCCCCGTCGTGACCCTGGGGTTCCTCGCCGCGGCGGCGGTACATCGCCTGGGCGAGGCCGTGGAACGGGAGGCTGAGGAAGCGGGCCACGCCCGCGACCGGGAGGCCCTGGGCACCCTGTGCCGGGAGGCAGCGGACCGGGTGGGGGTCTTTCTGCGGCGCCGGGAGGCAGACCTGCGCGCCCTCACCCTCATCCCACGAACGCCTTCGGCCTATGACGCGTTTCGGCGCACGAGCCTCGGCCCCCTGCGCATCGAGTCGGACACCGGCGAGAAGACCCAGGCCTGGTTGCCGCTCTACACCCTGGTGTCCTTCACGCCCGCCTCCGGGGGCGACCCCGTGGAGGCCTCGGAGCGAAGAGGACCTCCGGCGTCCGACGCCGACGCCCCCCCGGAGGCAGACTTCCTCCCCAAGACCCTCTCCCTGGCGCCGGACGAAGTCTCCCTCACGCCCGCGCCGCAACACGGCAGGGGGGCGATGCGGCTCGCCCTGGCGGTGCGCTCGCCGGGCGGCGAAGCGCAGGGCGTCGCCAGCCTGGTGCTCGACCCCCTACAACTGGCGGGCCAACTGCCGCCGCCCGGGGGGAACGTCTTTTCGCACCCGGAAGTCCGGGATGCCCAGCTCCTGTTCTTCTTCCACAACCGCGCCGCTACCGTCATCGGCCCCCCCGGCCCCCTGCCTGCGCCCCTGGAACAGTGCCTGGCCGAGTCCCTGCCGGAGGCCGCCGCCGCCGTGCGGGCCGGTGAGACCGCGGTGCTCGCTCCTTCCGCCTCGGTCGAGCACTGGCGAGCCTTTGCGCCCTTGCGCCGCGACGGCAGCGGCGACGACCCGGCGCCGGAGATCGTGGGGGGCGTTCTCACGTGCTCGCAGCGGTTCTCAGGATCTCCGGCAGCAGCGCGCACGCTGGCCAACCGGGCCGAGACCCGGATCGGGGTCCTGACGCTGGCGGCGACCTTCGGGGTGGCCCTGGCGGCGCTGCTGGTCGCCCGGCGGATGTCCGGACCCTGGGTTCGCCTACGGGAGAAGGCCCGATCCGTGAGCACCGGCGCCGGGGAAGAGGAGGATCGGGACGAGCTCGACGAGATCTCCCGCTCCTTCGACTCCCTGGCTTCCCGCGTGGCGGCAAGCGACGGCCTGGTGCGCGCCAGCGAGGCGCGGCTGCGAGAGTTTGTCGAGATGAGCCCCGACGGCATCGCCGTGGTCGACCCCCACGGCCGCTTTCTCCACTTCAACCGGGCCCTGTGCCAGATCCTGCGCCGGGCGCCGTCCCAGCTCGCCCGGTTGGACAGCGCCGAGCTCTGGGCCCGCCCGGGGGACCGGGAAAGGATGCTCAGGCAACTCCGAGAGAACGGACGGCTGCGCAACTACGAAGTGGAGCTCGTCCGGGGAGACGGCAGGGCGTTCGCGGCGCTCCTGAGCGTGCGCCTCGGGAGCTCGGGCGACGGCGAGTGCCTGGACGTGATCCTCCGGGACGTCTCGGACTGGAAGGAGGCCCAGCGCCGGGACCGGGAGCAGACCGAGGCCCTCGTCCGGGTACACGGCGAGCTCAACCAGGCCCATCGGGCCCTGCGTCGCGCGTACGCGGAGGTGGAAGAGCAGGTGCGCCGCCAGACCTCGGAGCTGCGCACCGCCTACGAGGCCCTCCAGACCTCGGACCGGGTCAAGACCGAGTTCCTCATGAAGATGAGTCACGAGCTGCGCACCCCGCTCAACTGCATCATCGGGTACTCGGAGGCCATGGGCGACGGCCTGGACGGCCCGGTGACGCCCGACCAGAACCGCAGCCTGGAGCGGATCGCCCAGAGCGGGCGCCGACTGCTGCGGATGATCGAGGATCTCCTGGACCTCTCGCGGCTGGAGGCAGGCCGGCTCGACATCGCCTGTGCGGAGCTGCGGTTGGAGGACGTCCTGGAGGATCTGCTCCACCAGGCGCGCAGTCTCGTGGGAGACAGGCCGCTGCGGCTGGAGCTCGCCGTGGAGGAGCCCCTTCCCCCGGTGTGGGCCGACGCCGATCGAGTGCGTCAGGTGCTCTTCAACCTCCTGGGCAATGCCCTGAAGTTCACGACCGAAGGGTGGGTGCGCATCGAAGCGCGGCGCCGGGACGCAGCGTCGGTCGAGGTGTGCGTGCGCGACACCGGGCGCGGAATCCCCCCCGAGTTCCTCGACAGCGTGTTCGAGAAGTTCACCCAGATCCCCGGAGCCGACCGCACCGGCGCCGGCCTGGGGCTCGCCATCAGCCGCGAAATCGTGGAGGGGATGGGCGGACGCATCTGGGTCGAGAGCGACCTGCACCGCGGGAGCTGCTTCGGGTTCACGCTGCCCGTGCGCAGCGGCGCGGGGCAACTGGCGCTGCCGCTGGAAGGCGTCGGGCCCCCCGCCTTCCCTACCCCAGCAGGGCCAGCCCCGACTGCACCCCCCCCACCAGCGCCCCGAGCACGCCGCCCCACCAGGTGA
- a CDS encoding DUF445 family protein: MDFVRLALPPAFGFLIGFATNALAIRMLFRPYREVRVLGLRFHGMIPRRKADIAATVSRTVVSELLKEQSVARRLGGPEVRSALRRLVLELLERYLGREYGSLLHVLGPERARAVERELVHLACRVGDAAERWLQTPEGVGFLEHLLGTALERSPADLLRGEERLAIQVAVGKVAQFLADPDLEAKVRPAVARALVALASSPAPLGDLLPEGVRSAGMAAVRSAVPALLRRFEEALLSASNVEKIKAAVRSGIEAYLLETEGGFVRNVVRQAALVGRNRIFREADELVDANLHRLGELVYQEENRARLEDGVAEALDQVLAHTPAQLLASLPPETLDRLHDQAASWACAQLRRAPVAAALTDVVEREFESLCRTPLVDLVRAAGAPEGVSRRWAVQLAERASGGGLGALAGREAPGLIGLLLRAPVGCPARYLPGPLVAEVTDLALDHLMPVISAQVPAILAIVDVQGLIEREILGFSPEEVEAVILSVARRELRSITWWGGVLGALVGGVQSGLALLG; the protein is encoded by the coding sequence ATGGACTTCGTGCGCCTCGCGCTTCCCCCCGCTTTCGGTTTTCTCATCGGTTTTGCCACCAATGCCCTGGCCATCCGGATGCTCTTTCGGCCCTATCGAGAGGTCCGGGTCCTGGGACTTCGCTTCCACGGCATGATTCCCCGCCGGAAAGCGGACATCGCGGCCACGGTCTCCCGCACCGTGGTCTCGGAGCTGCTCAAGGAGCAGAGCGTGGCCCGCCGGCTGGGAGGACCGGAGGTTCGCAGCGCCCTGCGGCGGCTGGTCCTGGAGCTCCTGGAGCGCTACCTGGGCCGGGAGTACGGAAGCCTGCTCCACGTACTGGGGCCGGAGCGGGCGCGGGCCGTGGAGAGGGAGCTCGTCCACCTGGCGTGCCGGGTGGGGGACGCGGCGGAGCGGTGGCTCCAGACCCCGGAGGGCGTGGGGTTTCTGGAGCACCTCCTGGGGACCGCCCTGGAGCGCAGCCCCGCGGATCTGCTGCGGGGAGAGGAACGGTTGGCGATCCAGGTGGCCGTGGGGAAGGTGGCGCAGTTCCTGGCCGATCCGGACCTGGAGGCCAAGGTGCGGCCGGCGGTGGCGCGGGCCCTGGTTGCCCTGGCCAGCTCCCCGGCCCCGTTGGGGGATCTGCTGCCGGAGGGGGTGCGGTCGGCGGGGATGGCGGCCGTGCGGTCGGCGGTGCCGGCCCTGCTGCGGCGCTTCGAGGAGGCCCTCCTCTCCGCCTCCAACGTGGAGAAGATCAAGGCCGCGGTGCGCTCGGGCATCGAGGCCTACCTCCTGGAGACCGAGGGGGGCTTCGTCAGGAACGTCGTCCGTCAGGCGGCCCTGGTCGGGAGGAATCGGATCTTCCGGGAGGCCGACGAGCTCGTGGACGCGAACCTCCATCGCCTCGGGGAGCTGGTGTACCAGGAGGAGAACCGGGCGCGGCTCGAAGACGGCGTGGCGGAGGCCCTGGACCAGGTGCTGGCCCACACCCCCGCCCAGTTGCTCGCCTCGCTTCCGCCGGAGACCCTGGACCGCCTGCACGACCAGGCCGCATCCTGGGCGTGCGCGCAGCTTCGGCGGGCGCCGGTGGCCGCCGCCCTCACCGACGTCGTCGAGCGGGAGTTCGAGTCCTTGTGCCGGACCCCCCTGGTGGATCTGGTGCGGGCGGCGGGCGCTCCCGAAGGAGTGTCCCGCCGCTGGGCGGTGCAGCTCGCGGAACGGGCGTCCGGGGGGGGGCTGGGGGCACTGGCCGGCCGAGAGGCTCCCGGGCTGATCGGCTTGCTCTTGCGGGCACCCGTGGGCTGTCCCGCGCGGTACCTGCCCGGCCCTTTGGTGGCGGAGGTGACGGACCTCGCCCTGGACCATCTGATGCCGGTCATCTCGGCTCAGGTGCCCGCCATCCTCGCCATCGTGGACGTGCAGGGGCTCATCGAGCGGGAGATTCTGGGGTTTTCCCCGGAAGAGGTGGAAGCCGTGATCCTCTCAGTGGCCCGCCGGGAGCTGCGCAGCATCACCTGGTGGGGCGGCGTGCTCGGGGCGCTGGTGGGGGGGGTGCAGTCGGGGCTGGCCCTGCTGGGGTAG
- the nifJ gene encoding pyruvate:ferredoxin (flavodoxin) oxidoreductase gives MSTRRQITIEGNEAVASVAHRLSEVIAIYPITPSSGMGEFSDEWSAKGSKNVWGTVPQVTEMQSEGGAAGAVHGALQAGALTTTFTASQGLLLKIPNMFKIAGELTSFTMHVSARTLASQALSIFGDHSDVMAARQAGFAMLASGSVQEAHDLACVAHSATLQARVPFLHFFDGFRTSHEVAKIEELTDADLLAMMDEELIGAHRERALSPDRPKIRGTAQNPDTFFQSREACNPFYAACPGVVQETMDRFAKLTGRRYKLFDYVGDPKAERVVVMMGSGADVAHETVEYLAGKGEKVGLLKVRLFRPFSVKHLSAALPKSARAIAVLDRTKEPGATGEPLYQDVVTALVEAGRAGDLRIIGGRYGLSSKDFSPAMVKAVFDELKKKKAKNHFTVGITDDVSNTSLSFDPDFAIEPKDVVRCVFWGLGADGTVGANKNSIKIIGEETDNFAQGYFVYDSKKSGGVTVSHLRFGPRQIRSSYLVKQASFVACHAYSFLEKYDVLGFAAPGATFLLNAPMGAEAAWDHLPCEVQEQIIAKKLNLYVIDAYDVAKKTGMGTRINTIMQTCFFAISGVLPRGEAIAKIKESIEKTYGKKGEAVVQKNFEAVDETLANLHEIKVPKKTTSTCYRPPIISAKAPEFVRKVEGAMMALKADDLPVSAFPVDGTWPVGTTRWEKRNIALDIPVWEPGICIQCGKCSFVCPSGTIRPKVYDAALLAEAPATFKSADAKAKDHKGLKWTIQVAPEDCTGCRVCVMTCPAKDKANPSRKAINMEPQLPLRETERENWAFFLTLPHVDRTTVKTDVKGTQLLEPLFEFSGCCAGCGETPYIKLMTQLFGDRMMIANATGCSSIYGGNLPTTPYTSNAEGRGPTWSNSLFEDNAEFGFGMRLAVDKHHEQAAELLRALARKVGDELVQALLTADQTDEAGIAAQRARVAELQAKLKKLRSAEAKRLLDLSEYLVKKSVWVLGGDGWAYDIGYGGLDHVLAMGRDVNILVMDTEVYSNTGGQMSKSTPMGAAAKFAAAGKGMYKKDLGLMAMTYGHVYVAKVAFGAKDQQTVKAFAEAESYPGTSLIIAYSPCIAHGYDLAQGPEQQKLAVDSGHWPLYRFDPRLRLQGKNPLQLDSGAPKIDLEDYIYNETRYRMLRDLDPERAKALLGCAQAGVTSQWNLYEQLAKLHVGQSTGGA, from the coding sequence ATGTCCACCCGCCGCCAGATCACCATCGAAGGCAATGAGGCCGTAGCCTCTGTGGCCCACCGCTTGAGCGAGGTGATCGCCATCTACCCCATCACGCCGTCGTCGGGCATGGGGGAGTTCTCAGACGAGTGGTCTGCGAAGGGCTCGAAAAACGTCTGGGGTACCGTGCCCCAGGTGACCGAGATGCAGTCCGAGGGGGGCGCCGCCGGGGCGGTGCACGGCGCGCTCCAGGCCGGCGCGCTCACCACGACCTTCACGGCCAGCCAGGGGCTGCTCCTGAAGATTCCCAACATGTTCAAGATCGCGGGCGAGCTGACCTCGTTCACCATGCACGTCTCGGCCCGGACCCTGGCCAGCCAGGCGCTCTCCATCTTCGGCGATCACTCCGACGTGATGGCCGCCCGCCAGGCCGGGTTCGCCATGCTCGCTTCCGGTTCGGTGCAGGAGGCCCATGATCTGGCGTGCGTCGCCCACAGCGCCACCCTCCAGGCCCGGGTGCCGTTCCTCCATTTCTTCGACGGCTTCCGCACTTCCCACGAGGTGGCGAAGATCGAGGAGCTCACCGACGCCGACCTCCTGGCCATGATGGACGAGGAGCTCATCGGCGCCCACCGGGAGCGGGCGCTCTCCCCGGACCGGCCCAAGATCCGCGGCACGGCCCAAAATCCCGACACGTTCTTCCAATCTCGAGAGGCCTGCAACCCCTTCTACGCAGCCTGTCCCGGCGTGGTCCAGGAGACCATGGACCGGTTCGCGAAGCTCACGGGCCGCAGGTACAAGCTCTTCGATTACGTTGGAGACCCCAAGGCCGAGCGGGTGGTCGTGATGATGGGCTCGGGGGCCGACGTGGCCCATGAGACCGTGGAGTACCTCGCGGGCAAGGGCGAGAAGGTGGGGTTGTTGAAGGTGCGCCTCTTCCGGCCGTTCTCGGTCAAGCACCTGAGCGCGGCACTCCCGAAGTCGGCGCGGGCGATCGCCGTGCTCGACCGCACCAAGGAGCCCGGCGCCACCGGCGAGCCCCTGTACCAGGACGTGGTGACGGCGCTCGTGGAGGCCGGTAGGGCCGGCGACCTGCGGATCATCGGCGGCCGCTATGGCCTCTCCTCCAAGGACTTCAGCCCCGCCATGGTCAAGGCTGTGTTCGACGAGCTCAAGAAGAAGAAGGCCAAGAACCACTTCACCGTGGGCATCACCGACGACGTTTCGAACACCAGCCTCTCCTTCGATCCCGACTTCGCCATCGAGCCCAAGGACGTGGTGCGTTGCGTCTTCTGGGGACTCGGGGCCGACGGCACCGTCGGCGCGAACAAGAACTCGATCAAGATCATCGGCGAGGAGACCGACAACTTCGCCCAGGGCTACTTCGTCTACGACTCCAAGAAGTCCGGCGGCGTCACCGTGTCGCACCTGCGCTTCGGGCCCCGCCAGATCCGCTCGAGCTACCTTGTCAAGCAGGCGAGCTTCGTCGCCTGCCACGCCTACAGCTTCCTCGAGAAGTACGACGTGCTGGGCTTCGCCGCGCCGGGCGCGACCTTCCTTCTCAACGCCCCCATGGGCGCCGAGGCCGCCTGGGACCACCTGCCCTGCGAGGTGCAGGAACAGATCATCGCCAAGAAGCTCAATCTGTACGTGATCGACGCCTACGACGTAGCCAAGAAGACCGGCATGGGCACCCGCATCAACACGATCATGCAGACCTGCTTCTTTGCCATCTCGGGCGTACTGCCCCGGGGCGAGGCGATCGCCAAGATCAAGGAGTCGATCGAGAAGACTTACGGCAAGAAGGGCGAGGCCGTGGTTCAGAAGAACTTCGAGGCGGTGGACGAGACCTTGGCGAACCTCCACGAGATCAAGGTCCCCAAGAAGACCACCTCCACCTGCTACCGGCCGCCGATCATCTCGGCCAAGGCCCCGGAGTTCGTGCGCAAGGTCGAAGGCGCCATGATGGCGCTCAAGGCCGACGACCTGCCGGTGAGCGCCTTCCCGGTGGACGGCACCTGGCCGGTGGGCACCACCCGGTGGGAGAAGCGCAACATCGCGCTCGACATCCCGGTGTGGGAGCCGGGGATCTGCATCCAGTGCGGCAAGTGCTCCTTCGTCTGCCCGAGCGGCACCATCCGGCCCAAGGTGTACGACGCGGCGCTGCTGGCCGAGGCCCCGGCGACCTTCAAGAGCGCCGACGCCAAGGCCAAGGACCACAAGGGCCTGAAGTGGACGATCCAGGTGGCCCCCGAGGACTGCACCGGGTGCAGGGTATGCGTCATGACCTGTCCGGCCAAGGACAAGGCCAACCCCAGCCGCAAGGCCATCAACATGGAACCCCAGCTCCCGCTGCGGGAGACGGAGAGGGAGAACTGGGCGTTCTTCCTGACCCTGCCCCACGTGGACCGGACTACGGTCAAGACCGACGTCAAGGGCACGCAACTGCTGGAACCGCTCTTTGAGTTCTCGGGCTGCTGCGCGGGCTGCGGGGAGACGCCCTACATCAAGCTCATGACGCAGCTCTTCGGCGACCGGATGATGATCGCCAACGCCACGGGCTGCTCGTCGATCTACGGCGGCAACCTGCCCACCACCCCTTACACGTCCAACGCCGAAGGCCGTGGGCCCACCTGGTCGAACTCGCTCTTCGAGGACAACGCCGAGTTCGGCTTTGGCATGCGCCTGGCGGTGGACAAGCACCACGAGCAGGCGGCGGAGCTCCTTCGGGCCCTGGCCCGCAAGGTCGGCGACGAGCTGGTGCAGGCGCTTCTCACCGCCGACCAGACCGACGAGGCCGGCATCGCGGCCCAGCGGGCGCGGGTGGCCGAGCTCCAGGCCAAGCTCAAGAAGCTCCGGTCGGCCGAGGCCAAGCGGCTGCTGGACCTCTCCGAATACCTGGTGAAGAAGAGCGTCTGGGTGCTCGGGGGCGACGGCTGGGCCTACGACATCGGGTACGGGGGCCTCGACCACGTGCTGGCCATGGGACGGGACGTGAACATCCTGGTCATGGACACCGAGGTGTACTCCAACACCGGCGGACAGATGTCCAAGTCGACCCCCATGGGCGCGGCGGCCAAGTTCGCGGCTGCCGGCAAGGGGATGTACAAGAAGGACCTGGGCCTCATGGCCATGACCTACGGCCACGTCTACGTGGCGAAGGTGGCCTTCGGCGCCAAGGATCAGCAGACGGTGAAGGCCTTCGCCGAGGCCGAGAGTTACCCCGGCACCTCTCTCATCATCGCCTACAGCCCGTGCATCGCCCACGGCTATGACCTGGCCCAGGGGCCCGAGCAGCAGAAGCTCGCGGTGGACTCGGGGCACTGGCCGCTCTACCGTTTCGACCCGCGGCTGCGGCTCCAGGGCAAGAATCCCTTGCAGCTCGACTCGGGGGCCCCAAAGATCGACCTCGAGGACTACATCTACAACGAAACCCGCTACCGGATGCTGCGGGACCTGGATCCGGAGCGGGCCAAGGCGCTGCTGGGCTGCGCCCAGGCGGGGGTGACGAGCCAGTGGAACCTGTACGAACAGCTCGCCAAGCTCCACGTGGGCCAAAGCACCGGGGGAGCGTAG
- a CDS encoding dihydroorotate dehydrogenase-like protein, with amino-acid sequence MDLSTTYLGLKLSNPLIPGASPLTDDLGTAKRLEDAGAPALVLPSLFEEQIENEQFREVQDVEAAEGTFAEALTYFPRRDEYRVIGPDRYLEIVRKVKEAAGVPVIASLNGVSDGTWVDYARLCQEAGADALELNVYLVAADPDVAGSTVEDRIVRAARAVKTAVRIPVAVKLSPYFSSLPHMAKRLEETGADGLVLFNRFYQPEIDPEALEVVPKLRLSDSSELLLRLRWLAILSGRVNLSLGATGGAHTAADAVKAIMAGAHGVQMVSALLRNGPAHLTKVRDELSAWMEAHGYESVAQMRGCMNLSRSPNPAAFERANYIKVLQGGVKRV; translated from the coding sequence ATGGATCTGTCCACCACCTATCTGGGGCTGAAGCTCTCCAACCCGCTCATCCCCGGGGCCTCGCCCCTGACCGACGATCTGGGCACCGCCAAGCGCCTCGAAGATGCCGGAGCACCGGCGCTTGTGCTCCCCAGCCTCTTCGAGGAGCAGATCGAGAACGAGCAGTTTCGGGAAGTGCAGGACGTTGAGGCCGCGGAGGGCACCTTTGCAGAGGCCCTCACCTACTTCCCCCGGCGCGACGAGTACCGTGTGATCGGTCCCGACCGGTACCTGGAAATCGTCCGCAAGGTGAAGGAGGCGGCGGGAGTACCCGTGATCGCTTCCCTCAACGGCGTCTCCGACGGCACATGGGTCGACTACGCACGCCTGTGCCAGGAGGCCGGGGCGGACGCCCTGGAGCTCAACGTCTACCTCGTCGCAGCCGATCCCGACGTCGCGGGATCAACGGTGGAGGACCGGATCGTCCGGGCGGCCAGGGCCGTGAAGACCGCGGTGCGCATCCCGGTGGCCGTGAAGCTCTCACCCTACTTCTCGTCACTGCCCCACATGGCGAAGCGGCTCGAAGAGACGGGCGCCGACGGCCTGGTGCTCTTCAACCGCTTCTATCAACCCGAGATCGACCCGGAAGCCCTCGAAGTGGTTCCGAAGCTTCGGCTCTCCGACTCATCGGAGCTCCTCCTGAGGCTTCGGTGGCTCGCGATCCTCTCGGGCCGCGTGAATCTGAGCCTGGGGGCCACCGGCGGGGCTCACACCGCCGCCGACGCGGTCAAGGCCATCATGGCGGGCGCCCACGGGGTCCAGATGGTCTCGGCCCTACTCAGGAACGGCCCCGCCCACCTGACGAAGGTCCGCGACGAGCTCTCCGCGTGGATGGAGGCCCACGGGTACGAGTCCGTGGCCCAGATGCGGGGTTGCATGAACCTCTCCAGGAGCCCCAACCCCGCCGCCTTCGAGCGGGCGAACTACATCAAGGTGCTGCAAGGGGGGGTGAAGCGGGTGTAG
- a CDS encoding DUF3047 domain-containing protein, whose amino-acid sequence MDDFEEGLRRGWKERSFHGHTRYEVVPDNGNRVLRAESEGTASGLVYEVAFDPREYPVLAWRWKVEGLVAASDPTRRSGDDYPARVYVVFPHWFFPRTRSLVYIWATDVPLDEPVANPFTGNAVMIAVRSGPEDVGRWVEERRNLVEDFRAAFGEDPPRAGAVALMTDTDQTGERAVAYYDDLRLLGQ is encoded by the coding sequence GTGGACGACTTCGAGGAGGGCCTGCGGCGGGGGTGGAAGGAGCGGTCCTTCCACGGCCACACCCGCTACGAGGTGGTGCCGGACAACGGCAACCGGGTCCTCCGGGCCGAGAGCGAGGGAACCGCCTCGGGGCTCGTCTACGAGGTGGCTTTCGACCCCCGGGAGTACCCGGTCCTCGCCTGGCGCTGGAAGGTCGAAGGCCTCGTCGCGGCCAGCGACCCCACCCGCAGGAGCGGCGACGACTACCCCGCCCGGGTCTACGTGGTCTTCCCCCACTGGTTCTTCCCCCGCACCCGGAGCCTGGTCTACATCTGGGCCACGGACGTTCCCCTGGATGAGCCCGTGGCCAATCCCTTCACGGGCAACGCCGTGATGATCGCGGTCCGGTCCGGCCCCGAGGACGTGGGCCGATGGGTGGAGGAGCGCCGCAACCTGGTGGAGGACTTCCGCGCCGCCTTCGGCGAGGACCCGCCCCGGGCCGGGGCCGTGGCCCTCATGACCGACACCGACCAGACGGGGGAACGGGCCGTGGCCTACTACGACGACCTGCGGCTCCTGGGGCAGTGA
- a CDS encoding tetratricopeptide repeat protein, with the protein MRHATMRIWKTVGVLLFLWGAASAGAEGRTGPAGIEALRQAAEAGGAQEQCDYAVACELEGDSTEAFRWFLRAADQGLAEAQYQVGLAYSEGLGVEADPRKAVIWLARAAAQGYAAAHFDLGVAYATGSGVEADPRKAVEWFQRGAAQGHALSECGLGWMYLDGTGVPQNFEEAYFWLNLGASVLQDDEADLCLDKREEALERITPEQLTAAQRRALSHRRGDPQAALGATEPHRLASSAEDPEEAEHRREMELEQMRFQNQMRLQAHQLRQLRKIEDARTRAIRRRLRHR; encoded by the coding sequence ATGAGACATGCAACGATGCGGATTTGGAAGACCGTTGGGGTCCTTCTCTTCCTTTGGGGCGCAGCGTCGGCCGGGGCGGAAGGCCGGACGGGCCCGGCGGGCATCGAGGCATTGCGCCAGGCAGCCGAGGCCGGAGGGGCGCAGGAGCAGTGCGACTACGCCGTTGCCTGTGAGCTGGAGGGCGACTCCACGGAGGCCTTCCGGTGGTTTCTCCGGGCCGCGGACCAGGGGCTCGCCGAGGCACAGTACCAGGTGGGTCTGGCCTACTCCGAGGGGCTCGGGGTGGAGGCGGATCCGCGCAAGGCGGTGATCTGGCTCGCCCGGGCAGCCGCGCAGGGGTACGCCGCGGCACACTTCGACCTGGGGGTGGCCTACGCGACCGGCAGCGGCGTGGAAGCCGACCCACGCAAGGCCGTGGAGTGGTTCCAGCGAGGGGCCGCCCAGGGCCATGCCCTCTCCGAGTGCGGGCTGGGGTGGATGTACCTGGACGGTACCGGGGTCCCCCAGAACTTCGAGGAGGCCTACTTCTGGCTCAACCTGGGCGCCTCGGTTCTCCAGGACGACGAGGCGGACCTGTGCCTGGACAAGCGCGAGGAGGCCCTCGAGCGCATCACCCCCGAACAGCTCACGGCGGCACAGCGCCGGGCCCTGAGCCACCGGCGAGGCGACCCCCAGGCCGCCCTCGGGGCAACAGAGCCCCACCGGCTGGCGTCCTCGGCCGAAGACCCGGAGGAAGCCGAGCACCGGCGCGAGATGGAGCTGGAGCAGATGCGCTTCCAGAACCAGATGCGACTCCAGGCCCACCAACTGCGCCAGCTCCGCAAGATCGAGGACGCGCGCACCCGCGCCATCCGCCGCCGCCTGCGGCATCGATAG